From one Lotus japonicus ecotype B-129 chromosome 3, LjGifu_v1.2 genomic stretch:
- the LOC130748737 gene encoding uncharacterized protein LOC130748737: MASLTPGVLSKLLQNAGNKVTGEHRQALLQVTEIVPRLSDDTWQPSTTGGGYFLKLSDSLHAAYVSVSDHDSDLIRSDKLRLGQFVYVTHLDSDSDSDSASPIPLVRGLNPLPKRRPCVGNPTDLVSSLALPSTPKLHFRKPNNKNNGSGSSASVVKVKKSSPLKVEEARRLSLDSARRVWDAGKTSPAATSSSSRFKFKSNPTSPNVIDKKVSLKTDSPLKSPTSIVSPLKSKNENLCPKSTSTPPRKSTAKSPSAGTVPGQLVKVPLNFKTWCDKSSSWDNLPLPMCNLGKKVIAHRNVAFFAAVRSLEEASATDTVVQCLGMFAEICHSCRTLSAGLLVKQFLELHLSLQSVTEVLDSLLAPLPETKPSNHSTLQCLIEDACKVSTCKNAISWAQAAVGTNLSKFNIFRSQAKSEVLNGEKCHYVVIDNSREEMNVEDSSPQNKQNRATQPSNLPTSTVKRLPSSKRNLLVAKNKDADKQDKSKESELKEVACLAEKLLAASREWFLKYLEESLGNEFGLKNEESAEIACLLGQLKKGFPCISIKLRRIKDALISPTPNATKYYLIFNLCYNILPPI; the protein is encoded by the exons ATGGCGTCTCTGACCCCTGGCGTGCTCTCAAAACTTCTCCAAAACGCCGGCAACAAGGTCACCGGCGAGCACCGCCAAGCCCTCCTCCAAGTCACAGAAATCGTCCCTCGCCTCTCCGACGACACATGGCAACCCAGCACCACCGGCGGCGGCTACTTCCTCAAACTCTCCGACTCCCTCCACGCCGCCTACGTCTCCGTCTCCGACCACGACTCCGACCTCATCCGCTCCGACAAACTCCGACTCGGCCAGTTCGTCTACGTCACTCACCTCGACTCCGACTCCGACTCCGACTCAGCTTCCCCTATCCCACTCGTTCGTGGACTCAACCCGCTTCCGAAGCGACGACCCTGTGTTGGAAACCCCACTGACTTGGTTTCTAGCCTCGCTCTTCCTTCAACTCCCAAGCTTCATTTCAGAAAacccaacaacaaaaacaatggTTCAGGTTCTTCTGCTTCCGTTGTGAAGGTGAAAAAATCGTCGCCATTGAAGGTGGAAGAAGCGAGAAGGTTGAGTTTGGATTCTGCTAGAAGGGTTTGGGATGCTGGGAAAACTTCACCTGCTGCAACGAGTTCTAGTTCCAGATTCAAGTTCAAATCAAACCCCACTTCACCTAAT GTGATTGACAAGAAGGTGTCTCTCAAAACTGATTCTCCACTGAAGTCTCCAACTTCAATTGTGTCGCCATTGAAGAGTAAAAATGAGAACTTGTGTCCAAAATCGACGAGCACGCCTCCACGGAAAAGCACTGCTAAGTCACCAAGTGCTGGAACAGTTCCAGGACAGCTTGTTAAGGTGCCCCTCAATTTCAAAACATGGTGTGATAAGTCTTCTTCGTGGGATAATCTTCCACTTCCCATGTGTAATCTTGGAAAG AAAGTTATAGCACATAGGAATGTTGCCTTTTTTGCGGCTGTTCGGTCTCTTGAAGAAGCATCTGCTACAGATACTGTGGTCCAATGCTTGGg CATGTTTGCAGAAATCTGCCACTCTTGTCGGACACTTTCTGCCGGATTACTTGTGAAACAGTTTCTGGAGCTTCATCTGAGTTTGCAGAGTGTAACAGAAGTACTTGATTCCTTACTTGCCCCACTTCCTGAAACAAAGCCAAGCAACCACTCTACTCTACAATGTCTGATAGAAGATGCATGTAAAGTTTCCACCTGCAAAAATGCTATATCTTGGGCACAAGCTGCTGTAGGAACCAATCTGTCCAAATTCAATATATTCAGATCACAAGCGAAAAGTGAGGTTTTGAATGGTGAGAAATGTCATTATGTTGTCATTGACAATTCTCGTGAGGAAATGAATGTTGAGGATTCCTCTCCTCAAAACAAGCAAAATCGTGCAACTCAACCAAGTAACTTGCCAACTTCAACTGTTAAAAGACTTCCTTCTTCAAAGCGGAATCTCTTGGTAGCCAAGAACAAGGATGCTGACAAGCAGGATAAATCAAAAGAAAGTGAATTAAAAGAAGTAGCATGTTTGGCAGAAAAACTACTTGCAGCTTCACGCGAATGGTTCCTGAAGTACTTGGAGGAATCTCTAGGTAAtgaatttgggttgaaaaatgaagagagTGCTGAAATTGCATGTCTTCTTGGACAGCTAAAAAAG